From Oryza sativa Japonica Group chromosome 4, ASM3414082v1, one genomic window encodes:
- the LOC107279837 gene encoding uncharacterized protein isoform X3 — translation MAEERESFESQWAPSDVTEENLKEMVAHGVLPAKEIIGWRPAYGEIFPTPDTHEIVVFSHFFYGGFALPTSKFFRGILNFYGISLHHLNPNSIVHIANFVHVCEAFLGIKPHFALFRRIFFLKPQPNKSKPCVVGGAGFQLRGTLSQKYFSMPFKTSNKGWHANWFYVQNPKPALPEYSCLPPVYQDTWNSLPIGDEAAQALELLDRMLKLKEQGLQGEQITRHFIKCRLAPIKERSRTAFEFDGKHDPNREEPDSLDFKIMKERMYKIFSNAIVVSYSHQLPVVPYNAFNPPPQDYVLMKSDPPIAQRRSPRQHTIQGSGGPTIRSDPQPQTSKPAGQTGPRKRKLVLNDDEGDDSNKSGDKGTPNKLPKHTMPRKKLAGRQMPKIRTSSRKPSDIDPTGKDPDPAVTEPNLSKDTEPSAENQPTAESQPAGAHASDDKADPSDQPPTGDQSATAETATTQEPPTGNQSDVGSDEEIPEVEAQTTTSQEPEAGKDSMIGSLNKEQGPPHVQPGTSSGTIGDDEEIIPRIKAVDDSRPPILLKWWDENSQVAGIVINRQKEDEEVCQLKKALGEATRIVNRIHLRNEAKTTTLEKLVPHLGTLEAVRDQLHEAKECAKKTEKELRDRIAQLQDSNFELSGSSKAQATRMAQMEKQIEALKKDKAELAAERDSALKEVEDRKIKSQAQLDVLVGKIKRLEGARDEVANVAAPLIQAMFLNNSGPSALDATEIFDKLSVAPDVYFKNIKKAGSMGASMALAMTKSLYPRIEVDTIDGFANGTSEEAALDLISSAQNAADKIASDVVEQFRNNDLQPSNNDSDDEMTDSD, via the exons atggcggaagagagagaaagcttcgaaagCCAATGGGCGCCGTCTGACGTAACGGaagagaacctgaaggagatggtggcgcacggcgttctccctgctaaggagatcatcgggtggcggccagcgtaCGGTGAGATTTTtccgacccccgatacacacgagattgtggtcttctcgcatttcttctacggcggcttcgctcttccgacctcgaaatttttccgcgggatcttgaacttctatggaatcagcttgcatcacctaaacccaaattccatagtgcacatcgccaatttcgtccatgtttgtgaagcctttttgGGAATCAAGCCTCACTTTGCCCTGTTTCGccggatcttcttcctcaaaccccaaccaaacaagagtaagccatgtgtagtcgggggggcaggattccagctgaggggaactctgagccaaaagtatttctctatgcccttcaagacttcaaacaaaggatggcatgcgaactggttttatgttcagaatcctaagcctgctcttcccgaatactcttgtcttcccccggtgtaccaagatacttggaactctcttccaatcggagatgaagctgcccaagccttggaattgttggatcgcatgttaaaactcaaagaacaaggcttgcaaggagagcagatcactcggcatttcattaaatgccgactggcgccaattaaagaaagatcccgtacagcttttgagtttgacggcaagcacGATCCTAATCGCGAAGAACCAGACTCTctggatttcaaaatcatgaaggagagaatgtataaaatcttctcaaatgccatTGTCGTTAGCTACTCACAccagctgccagttgtgccatataatgcattcaatccgcctccgcag GATTACGTattgatgaaatctgatcccccaattgctcagcgccgatctcctcgccagcacaccATTCAGGGAAGTGGAGGGCCGACAATCAGGTCAGACCCacaacctcaaacctccaaaccggcTGGTCAGACAGGTCCTCGCAAGAGAAAACTGGTGCTTAATGACGATGAGGGCGATGACAGCAACAAATCTGGGGACAAGGGCACGCCCAACAAACTCCCAAAGCataccatgcccaggaaaaaactggctggccgtcaaatgccaaagattagaacatcttccag GAAACCGtccgacatagatccaactggaaaagatcctgatccggcTGTGACAGAGCCAAATTTATCCAAAGACACTGAGCCGTCTGCCGAAAaccagccgactgccgaaagccagccggctggcgcccatgcttcggatgacaaagccgatccgagtgaccagccgccAACTGGAGACCAGTCGGCAACAGCTGAAACTGCAACAAcacaagagcccccgactggaaaccagtcggatgtaggtTCCGATGAAGAAATCCCGGAAGTTGAAGCGCAAACGACAACTTCCCAAGAACCAGAGGCTGGTAAGGACTCAATGATTGGGTCTCTAAATAAAGAACAAGGACCACCTCATGTTCAGCCAGGAACATCCTCAG gaacaataggcgatgacgaagaaataattcctcgcataaaggcggttgATGACTCccgtcctcctatcttgctcaaatggtgggacgagaactcgcAAGTTGCCGGCATCGTTATaaatcgtcaaaaagaagatgaggaagtgtgccagctgaagaaagcacttggagaagccactcgcattgtgaat agaatccatcttcgcaatgaggctaagactacaactttggaaaagctggttcctcatttgggaactctagaagcagttagggaccagctgcatgaggccaaggagtgcgccaaaaagacagagaaggagttaagggaccgaattgcccagctccaggattcaaacttcgagctaagtggttcatcaaaag cgcaagccaccaGAATGGCTCAGATGGAGAAACAGATTGAAGCCTTGAAAAAAGACAAAGCAGAGTTGGCTGCAGaaagggactcagccttgaaAGAAGTTGAAG ACCGTAAAATCAAGTCTCAAGCTCAATTGgatgtcctggttggtaagatcaagaggcttgaaggagcaagagatgaagtcgccaatgtcgctGCACCACTCAtccaagctatgttcctcaataacagtggtccgagtgcactcgacgcaaccgaaatattcgacaagctgagtgttgctccggatgtatatttcaagaatatcaagaaagctggaagtatgggagctagcatggccttggcgatgacaaaatccttgtacccgagaattgaagttgacaccattgatggctttgcaaacgggacaagtgaagaagctgctcttgatcttatcagcagTGCACAAAATGcggctgacaaaattgcaagtGATGTCGTAGAGCAATTCCGCAACAACGACCTCCAACCGAGTAACAatgactctgatgatgaaatgactgattctgactga
- the LOC107279837 gene encoding uncharacterized protein isoform X2, with protein MAEERESFESQWAPSDVTEENLKEMVAHGVLPAKEIIGWRPAYGEIFPTPDTHEIVVFSHFFYGGFALPTSKFFRGILNFYGISLHHLNPNSIVHIANFVHVCEAFLGIKPHFALFRRIFFLKPQPNKSKPCVVGGAGFQLRGTLSQKYFSMPFKTSNKGWHANWFYVQNPKPALPEYSCLPPVYQDTWNSLPIGDEAAQALELLDRMLKLKEQGLQGEQITRHFIKCRLAPIKERSRTAFEFDGKHDPNREEPDSLDFKIMKERMYKIFSNAIVVSYSHQLPVVPYNAFNPPPQDYVLMKSDPPIAQRRSPRQHTIQGSGGPTIRSDPQPQTSKPAGQTGPRKRKLVLNDDEGDDSNKSGDKGTPNKLPKHTMPRKKLAGRQMPKIRTSSRYKLLGTILFRHASLIEIMLSIERTLCRKPSDIDPTGKDPDPAVTEPNLSKDTEPSAENQPTAESQPAGAHASDDKADPSDQPPTGDQSATAETATTQEPPTGNQSDVGSDEEIPEVEAQTTTSQEPEAGKDSMIGSLNKEQGPPHVQPGTSSGTIGDDEEIIPRIKAVDDSRPPILLKWWDENSQVAGIVINRQKEDEEVCQLKKALGEATRIVNRIHLRNEAKTTTLEKLVPHLGTLEAVRDQLHEAKECAKKTEKELRDRIAQLQDSNFELSGSSKAQATRMAQMEKQIEALKKDKAELAAERDSALKEVEDRKIKSQAQLDVLVGKIKRLEGARDEVANVAAPLIQAMFLNNSGPSALDATEIFDKLSVAPDVYFKNIKKAGSMGASMALAMTKSLYPRIEVDTIDGFANGTSEEAALDLISSAQNAADKIASDVVEQFRNNDLQPSNNDSDDEMTDSD; from the exons atggcggaagagagagaaagcttcgaaagCCAATGGGCGCCGTCTGACGTAACGGaagagaacctgaaggagatggtggcgcacggcgttctccctgctaaggagatcatcgggtggcggccagcgtaCGGTGAGATTTTtccgacccccgatacacacgagattgtggtcttctcgcatttcttctacggcggcttcgctcttccgacctcgaaatttttccgcgggatcttgaacttctatggaatcagcttgcatcacctaaacccaaattccatagtgcacatcgccaatttcgtccatgtttgtgaagcctttttgGGAATCAAGCCTCACTTTGCCCTGTTTCGccggatcttcttcctcaaaccccaaccaaacaagagtaagccatgtgtagtcgggggggcaggattccagctgaggggaactctgagccaaaagtatttctctatgcccttcaagacttcaaacaaaggatggcatgcgaactggttttatgttcagaatcctaagcctgctcttcccgaatactcttgtcttcccccggtgtaccaagatacttggaactctcttccaatcggagatgaagctgcccaagccttggaattgttggatcgcatgttaaaactcaaagaacaaggcttgcaaggagagcagatcactcggcatttcattaaatgccgactggcgccaattaaagaaagatcccgtacagcttttgagtttgacggcaagcacGATCCTAATCGCGAAGAACCAGACTCTctggatttcaaaatcatgaaggagagaatgtataaaatcttctcaaatgccatTGTCGTTAGCTACTCACAccagctgccagttgtgccatataatgcattcaatccgcctccgcag GATTACGTattgatgaaatctgatcccccaattgctcagcgccgatctcctcgccagcacaccATTCAGGGAAGTGGAGGGCCGACAATCAGGTCAGACCCacaacctcaaacctccaaaccggcTGGTCAGACAGGTCCTCGCAAGAGAAAACTGGTGCTTAATGACGATGAGGGCGATGACAGCAACAAATCTGGGGACAAGGGCACGCCCAACAAACTCCCAAAGCataccatgcccaggaaaaaactggctggccgtcaaatgccaaagattagaacatcttccaggtataaactTCTCGGTACCATCTTGTTTCGGCATGCTTCCCTTATAGAAATTATGCTGAGTATCGAAAGGACGCTTTGCAGGAAACCGtccgacatagatccaactggaaaagatcctgatccggcTGTGACAGAGCCAAATTTATCCAAAGACACTGAGCCGTCTGCCGAAAaccagccgactgccgaaagccagccggctggcgcccatgcttcggatgacaaagccgatccgagtgaccagccgccAACTGGAGACCAGTCGGCAACAGCTGAAACTGCAACAAcacaagagcccccgactggaaaccagtcggatgtaggtTCCGATGAAGAAATCCCGGAAGTTGAAGCGCAAACGACAACTTCCCAAGAACCAGAGGCTGGTAAGGACTCAATGATTGGGTCTCTAAATAAAGAACAAGGACCACCTCATGTTCAGCCAGGAACATCCTCAG gaacaataggcgatgacgaagaaataattcctcgcataaaggcggttgATGACTCccgtcctcctatcttgctcaaatggtgggacgagaactcgcAAGTTGCCGGCATCGTTATaaatcgtcaaaaagaagatgaggaagtgtgccagctgaagaaagcacttggagaagccactcgcattgtgaat agaatccatcttcgcaatgaggctaagactacaactttggaaaagctggttcctcatttgggaactctagaagcagttagggaccagctgcatgaggccaaggagtgcgccaaaaagacagagaaggagttaagggaccgaattgcccagctccaggattcaaacttcgagctaagtggttcatcaaaag cgcaagccaccaGAATGGCTCAGATGGAGAAACAGATTGAAGCCTTGAAAAAAGACAAAGCAGAGTTGGCTGCAGaaagggactcagccttgaaAGAAGTTGAAG ACCGTAAAATCAAGTCTCAAGCTCAATTGgatgtcctggttggtaagatcaagaggcttgaaggagcaagagatgaagtcgccaatgtcgctGCACCACTCAtccaagctatgttcctcaataacagtggtccgagtgcactcgacgcaaccgaaatattcgacaagctgagtgttgctccggatgtatatttcaagaatatcaagaaagctggaagtatgggagctagcatggccttggcgatgacaaaatccttgtacccgagaattgaagttgacaccattgatggctttgcaaacgggacaagtgaagaagctgctcttgatcttatcagcagTGCACAAAATGcggctgacaaaattgcaagtGATGTCGTAGAGCAATTCCGCAACAACGACCTCCAACCGAGTAACAatgactctgatgatgaaatgactgattctgactga
- the LOC107279837 gene encoding uncharacterized protein isoform X4: MPPAKEDYVLMKSDPPIAQRRSPRQHTIQGSGGPTIRSDPQPQTSKPAGQTGPRKRKLVLNDDEGDDSNKSGDKGTPNKLPKHTMPRKKLAGRQMPKIRTSSRYKLLGTILFRHASLIEIMLSIERTLCRKPSDIDPTGKDPDPAVTEPNLSKDTEPSAENQPTAESQPAGAHASDDKADPSDQPPTGDQSATAETATTQEPPTGNQSDVGSDEEIPEVEAQTTTSQEPEAGKDSMIGSLNKEQGPPHVQPGTSSGTIGDDEEIIPRIKAVDDSRPPILLKWWDENSQVAGIVINRQKEDEEVCQLKKALGEATRIVNRIHLRNEAKTTTLEKLVPHLGTLEAVRDQLHEAKECAKKTEKELRDRIAQLQDSNFELSGSSKAQATRMAQMEKQIEALKKDKAELAAERDSALKEVEDRKIKSQAQLDVLVGKIKRLEGARDEVANVAAPLIQAMFLNNSGPSALDATEIFDKLSVAPDVYFKNIKKAGSMGASMALAMTKSLYPRIEVDTIDGFANGTSEEAALDLISSAQNAADKIASDVVEQFRNNDLQPSNNDSDDEMTDSD, translated from the exons GATTACGTattgatgaaatctgatcccccaattgctcagcgccgatctcctcgccagcacaccATTCAGGGAAGTGGAGGGCCGACAATCAGGTCAGACCCacaacctcaaacctccaaaccggcTGGTCAGACAGGTCCTCGCAAGAGAAAACTGGTGCTTAATGACGATGAGGGCGATGACAGCAACAAATCTGGGGACAAGGGCACGCCCAACAAACTCCCAAAGCataccatgcccaggaaaaaactggctggccgtcaaatgccaaagattagaacatcttccaggtataaactTCTCGGTACCATCTTGTTTCGGCATGCTTCCCTTATAGAAATTATGCTGAGTATCGAAAGGACGCTTTGCAGGAAACCGtccgacatagatccaactggaaaagatcctgatccggcTGTGACAGAGCCAAATTTATCCAAAGACACTGAGCCGTCTGCCGAAAaccagccgactgccgaaagccagccggctggcgcccatgcttcggatgacaaagccgatccgagtgaccagccgccAACTGGAGACCAGTCGGCAACAGCTGAAACTGCAACAAcacaagagcccccgactggaaaccagtcggatgtaggtTCCGATGAAGAAATCCCGGAAGTTGAAGCGCAAACGACAACTTCCCAAGAACCAGAGGCTGGTAAGGACTCAATGATTGGGTCTCTAAATAAAGAACAAGGACCACCTCATGTTCAGCCAGGAACATCCTCAG gaacaataggcgatgacgaagaaataattcctcgcataaaggcggttgATGACTCccgtcctcctatcttgctcaaatggtgggacgagaactcgcAAGTTGCCGGCATCGTTATaaatcgtcaaaaagaagatgaggaagtgtgccagctgaagaaagcacttggagaagccactcgcattgtgaat agaatccatcttcgcaatgaggctaagactacaactttggaaaagctggttcctcatttgggaactctagaagcagttagggaccagctgcatgaggccaaggagtgcgccaaaaagacagagaaggagttaagggaccgaattgcccagctccaggattcaaacttcgagctaagtggttcatcaaaag cgcaagccaccaGAATGGCTCAGATGGAGAAACAGATTGAAGCCTTGAAAAAAGACAAAGCAGAGTTGGCTGCAGaaagggactcagccttgaaAGAAGTTGAAG ACCGTAAAATCAAGTCTCAAGCTCAATTGgatgtcctggttggtaagatcaagaggcttgaaggagcaagagatgaagtcgccaatgtcgctGCACCACTCAtccaagctatgttcctcaataacagtggtccgagtgcactcgacgcaaccgaaatattcgacaagctgagtgttgctccggatgtatatttcaagaatatcaagaaagctggaagtatgggagctagcatggccttggcgatgacaaaatccttgtacccgagaattgaagttgacaccattgatggctttgcaaacgggacaagtgaagaagctgctcttgatcttatcagcagTGCACAAAATGcggctgacaaaattgcaagtGATGTCGTAGAGCAATTCCGCAACAACGACCTCCAACCGAGTAACAatgactctgatgatgaaatgactgattctgactga